TTTTCAGCACACTGCCTGAATATGCTCAGTAACAGACATCACAGAATAATTTGATTGAGTATAGCAATCTTTAAAAATGCAACAGTTGGAAAAACAAGCATGTAATAGTATCACTGGACATATGATTTAAAAATATCCACcatacagacaggaaacaaaagaATGAATTTCAGATTTACATGACTAGAAGAGCAACTGtatgaaatatttattttttttaaatcactatgCAGTGAAACTATTTTCCCTTCCTCCCCtttattctgttcctttttaatctGCAATTTATTCCAGTTCTGACAGAGTCTACAACTGAACCTGTtctgtccacagatgctgactgacctgctgagtgtttccagtattttctgtatttgtttcaCATTTCCAGGCATCCGATATTTAATTCTTTTTCTTATTCTTTTTTGGCTTCCGAATTTTATTTGGATTTGGAACTACCTTCTTTATTTTTAGAGGCAGCAATGTCACTCCTACTTTCTTGCTTTTTGTACTACCCAGTTCTAAAGGAAAGTCACTTGATGCTACTTCATAGAATTTACGTTTCTGACTTTGTGGAAACACAGCATCTGCTAATTCAGTCTTTGGCATTTCACTGGTATCATCTTGCTCTTTTGTCTCCAATCCTTCAGCATTCTTAATTAGCTTACTTTGCTGTATCCATGAAACATTTAACAGAGGTACTTTTGGGGTAATGGCTTTAACAGTCTCAATAAAAGTCTCTGAATTCTTTTTAAATCCCAGTGCGAGTATAGATTTTAAGCCCAGCACCGGTGCCACGGTCTCACTCAGACGGGGAACTTGACAGGCAGGTACTGCCCGACTCACGCTCAGTTGAATGAGATGGTGAGTCATCAAAGTAGGTTTCACAGACTTACACACCAGAACCAAACACAATTCATCTTTCTCCAAAGCCCGAGTGACTTCATTGATTCCAATGGCCAACTGTTTCCTAAGTTCCACATTAGTCCACCCTTGTTTAGACTCTTGAATCCTGATCAGAGTATAGTCTTCCTTCTCCTCTTTGACCTCCTCGGCCTTCTTTTGGTCTTCAATTTCTTTGACATTCTCTTGCGTATTCCTCTTTTCCTGACTTTTTGATGCCTTGGAAACTCTTTGTTTCCTGGGCCTTTGAGTAGGTTCTATTTTACACAAGCCAGTCTGTTGAAACGTTTCCTGTAACTTCTTCAAGACGAATGCCATGCTTTCCCCGTCCAAAGATTTCCATCCTATGCTGTATGGATTGTGGAAAGAAGTCTTAGCAGGTGGAGGTCTAGCTTTCCgtacccctcctcctttcccaactTGTGCTGGACTTTCCATATTTTGATTTAATGTGAATATGATACAATGTACAAAACCTCTGCCAATCTGTAAAAAAGAGTGTATTAGAGAAGTAAGCAAACTAAAGGACTAATATTTTGACTAAccaaattagaatcaaagaaaggtcacACCCAGGATATTAGCCTGCATTATCTACTAGAGTTCCTCTCAACCACCAAGCCAGCAGTGCAGAGCAAGTTACAGCTGACAGTAGTTAATTGTTTTAGATGATtctagggtttttgcctccactaatcTCTGATcactgtgtgaagaacttcctgctaTGTCAAAAATTACCTTTTATTAGTTGAAACTTATGTCCCCTACTTCTACtcctgcaatttaatttaaagtaatatcccAGGTTAGCCTTTTCTATATCCTTAATAATCTTGTATACCTCTATACAATCATCTCTCAGATACCTTCTTTCCAAGCTGACAAGCCCAAGATTCTCCAGCCTCTCATAACTCACTCCCAACACAATGCATCAGCCCCATGCTCCTTCATGGCTTGAATGTCTCTTGGCAACTAGAACTAGATGAGCTGTTCAAGCACTATAGAATTTGATCACTACCACCTATAAtgtatattctactgttttgcctATATAGTTCAACAACTTATAAGCATTATTGATTGTTGTTCTGCTCTGgttcaaaggttcactagattaattcctgggatgagagggttatcctatgagagagagattgaggagaatgggtctatactctggagtttagaagaatgagaggtgatctcattgaaacacagaagattctgagggggcttgacagggtagatgctgagaggttgtccccctcctggctggagagtcgcaggataaggggttggccatttaagactgaggtgaggagaaatttcttcaggggtttgtgaatctttggatgctgagtcgttgagtacattcaaggctgagatcaatagatttttggattctaggggaatcaagggatatggggattgggcaggaaagtggagttgaggttaaagatgcCAATTAACCCCAAATCAACTACCACAAGCCCAAATCCTGTGGAATAAAAAGACCCCCCCCCATACCCTTGTTTAAAAGATTATAAATTTTGTACCTACACAATGTGAACTGTAGTGATACAAATTATGTTGAAATGTAACATGGTAGATCATAAACTATTAAGTGAGCATATCCAACAAAAGTAAATATTTTCAAAACGCGGATTTCTAAGTGTTTTACAGTAACAGCACTTTTTGGTCTTCAGAAATATTAAATATACCACAGTCATCCATAACACGCCAGATTTTATTTACGGTTCATTTAAAACCTGTACCGTGTAACATTACAGCTTTAAAAATCCTGCAGGGAGCCTCGGGTCTGGGATAAACGCTGCTGTTTGCAGATCCCTCCGCCCACTGTTACTCACCCGCCGGGAAGCAGAAAGTGGGTCCAAAGCTCTAGTCTAGTCTATAGCTCTAGTCTAGACCCAGTCTAGTCCCAGCCCTGTCCGTGCGCGGGCTGTCCTTCCTGCTTTAGAACCACGCGGCCTGACCGACACAACGTTCCATCCTCCTCCCAGCCGGGTGAAAGGGGTGACACGGACGCATGCGCAACCACACGTTGGCCGGGGCACCGCCCAGTCGGGACGATGAGGTGTGAGCAGTCCCtcagtccctccccctccctcctttaaCAGGTCGCAGTCCAAGAGctggaggcaaaaaaaagagaaaaactgcaaatggcGATCTGAAACTAAAACTGAACTGCTGGAAATGTGCAGCAGCTGAGTCAGAAGTAACTCTTCTGGTGAAAACCATACCTCCCAAACTATAAACTGGAAAATTAGAGTTACATTGCTTAAAATCAGGGAAATTGATTAACATGAATATTAAAATTACcttatattttcattttgaaagaaaactttttttttgccttaGTGTTGAGTTATGGTTTCCACAATTCCAAATACAAAGAGCAGCCAATGCGTAAGGAAAGAATTTGGCATATTAACATATAATGTTAAATagacaattaaaaagaaaataaaaatcaaaccAAATGCCAGCCTTCAGAGCTTCAGCCCACACAAACacccaactcatccaaaactctcacTCGTATGCAGTAAGATCTGCTCTCCTATTACCCCATCCATCACGTACATGATGGATGTGCCCtctaaaatggggtttggggagggaatccgcaatagGATCTAACTGGTCTACACAGATATCAgaagcgcagtttcaatcaacgagtgggaatcagaaagctttccgatcaaataaaggcagggctgtcctctctcctccatcttgttcgtgtgttgcatcgaatcctttgccgagtccatcaggagggatgcgggcataagaggggtgatgatcccaggcagcggaggcactcaggtcaaggcctccctgtacatggatgacgtcccTGTCTTTTGCTTGGATCAGCTGtcagtccgcagattgatgagcatctgtgaccagttcgaactggcctcaggggccagagcAAAAtcatagcaagagcgaggccatgttcattgggaactggaccgaccaatcctttgtccccttcaccgtcaggtcggattacctgaaggtgctggggatctggttcggggggggccggggcgtgcaccaaaaactgggaggagcgtattgccaaggtcaagcagaaactgggactctgGGATCGACAATCCCTCTCGATTGtgagcaagaacctggtcatcaggtgcaaggtgctctcggtgttgctgtacgtggcctaggtctggcccatacctcgctcctgcgccatgacagtcacccgagccatcttccactttatctggagatcaaaaatggaccgtgtccgcaggctcacgatgtacaaatctccagagaaaggggggaaagacgtgcccaatgtggccctcatcctgagggCCACCTTTGTgggcggctgcatcaagctgtacGTAGACCCTCGGttcgcaaacacaaagtgtcactacgtgctgagattCTACCTGTCcctggtgttgagaaggatgggcctgttccaccccacctgtccttcgtggaaaagtttgtgcagataaatacctttgaccacaaggcaatcagcaagtggtccgcacataacgtcctcgagaccctgcgggaaaaggtgatggtggatcctgtcgattggttccccgagcagactgtcaatgtcatttggcagaacgcctcatctccagagctttcaaacaagcaccaagacctagcttggctggtggtgagaagggcccttcccgtcagatccttcatgcactcccagagtctcagcgccaccgtgcactgtccccgaggaggctgcggtggagatgagaccgtcacccatctccttctggaatgtgcctttgcaaagaaggtctggagagagatggagtgggatctgtccaggttcgtcccgagcagttccttaacacaggattctgtgctctacaggctgttcccggggacgcacactgagacggacatcaactgttgctggaagaccatcaacttggtgaaagacgccttttggtctgcccgaaacttgctggtcttccagtgcaaggagctgtcctcgaccgaatgctgcagactggcacattccaagatccaggactacgtgctcagggacgctctgaagctgggtgcggccaccgcaaaggctctgtggggaaaggcaaccatttagagccttcccgccattgtataccaaggggatgtaatcagggaaaaaacccctcgggcagaatgtaaaattcaaattgatgtaatgaatctgtaatcaataatctgtattgattgtgatgcaatgaggcaccctagagtgtcatgaactgtaattatgtccaatgtgttcattgaactgtacttgatgtaaccagctaattgtataatctgtattgtgtacgtttgaaatgtgatatgacaactgtattgtatgtattgctgcaaattttatgaataaagtatattttttgataaataaaaaaaattaccccATCCATCACCAATGTCCATTAGTTCCTtgttccacaacacactgaatacAAAATCCTCACCCTCACAAATTTCTCCGTGGTTTGGGCTCACCCTTTCTCTGCAACCCAATGCAGCCCTCCTCCCAGCACTTGTGGTTCTCTGACTCCAGCTGCCTCTGCAGCCCCCTCCTTCCTCATTTGTGGCAGAACCTTAACTGTCTTAGCGCTACTCTttgaaatttcctccctaaatccctccatctTGCTATTTTTCTGCCTGCTTTTAAAAACATCTCAATCTTACTTTTGTTCATCTCTCTTATTGGAGCTCAATGTTCattttggaagggtagtgaacagtgaggaggatagtgatagacttcaagaggatatggacaggctggtttTTTGGgcagacatggcagatgaaattaacgcagaaaatgtgaagtgatacattttggtaggaaaaacgaggagaagcaatataaactagagggcagaactctgaaaggggtacaggaacagagagatcgggggtgggggggtttatgtgcacaaatcgttgaaggaggcaaggcaggttgagaaagcagttaaaaaagcatacggaatcctggatcctgggttttataaacaaaggcatagagtacgaaagcaaggaagtcatgatgaacctttataaaacactggttaggccacaactggagtattgtgtccagttcagggcttcgcactttaggaaaaatgtgaaggccttagagagggtgcagaagagatttactagaatgattccagagatgagggactttagttacgtggatagactggagaagctggggttgttctccttggaacagaaacggttgagaggagatttgatagaggtattcaaaatcatgaagggtctagacagagtagatagagagaaactgttcccattggcggaagggtcaagaaccagacgacatagatatacggtgtttggcaaaagaactaaaggtgacatgaagaaaaacttttacacagcgagtggttaggatctggaatgcactgcccgagggagtggtggagacagattcaatcatggccttcagaagggaactggataagtacttgaaaagaaaaagtgtgcagggctacggggatagggcgggggagtgggactagctggattgctcttgcatagagccggcgtggactcaatgggccgaaaggcctccttccgtgctgtaacctttctatgattttgtctctgtgaagcaccttaggttgTTTTCTGTGTTAAAGTCATACGTAAATGTACATTTTTGTGAAAATGATTGTTTGAAAATGttcttttatgattttttttgcatttggGATCCTAAATTCTTTCTGGGGTATCTTTTTTTCTATTATCAGTGTTATTTAATTTCTTTATAATTTTCCTTGATTTGTATAATGAAAATAGCTCCTGGTGTTGCAGAAAGACTTACTGAACATTAGAATTGAGTTTAGATGAGCCATGTACTTGGACATACATGCTCTTTCAGTGAGCTGGAGAATCAGGGGAAGGTTGCCTTTTCTAATAAAACCATGAGGAGACACTGGGCAGCcccagtgttatcaaacaaaaacaaacggaagtgccccctttttagaggggcacaactaatactAAACCATAAAACAAAGTAAACTTATAATATGAAATAATAATATTTTCTTCCATTCCATCCCTGGCTCATTAACCTACATATGACAATAGACCTAGCAACCTTACTTGATTATGGAAGAAGTGTTTGAGACTTTGATCAGGAACAGCATAATGGAACTTCTGGAAGAACCAGAGCTGATTGAGGAGAGCCAGCATAAGTTCAGAAggcggggtgggcgggggggggagtaGTCCTGTTTGATCAATTCACTGATTTtctttgaggaggttacagatctgGATAAGGGGAGGCAGTTGGTTTTACATACTTTTCAGAAAGTCGTTTGGTACTGTCGCACATCATAGACTAATGCACAATCTGTGAGGCATGAGGTAGATggtaaacatgatgtggagatgccggtgatggactggggtggacaaatgtaaggagtcgcacaacaccaggttatagtccaacagctttatttgaaatcacaagctttcgg
This DNA window, taken from Heptranchias perlo isolate sHepPer1 chromosome 2, sHepPer1.hap1, whole genome shotgun sequence, encodes the following:
- the rpp38 gene encoding ribonuclease P protein subunit p38, producing MESPAQVGKGGGVRKARPPPAKTSFHNPYSIGWKSLDGESMAFVLKKLQETFQQTGLCKIEPTQRPRKQRVSKASKSQEKRNTQENVKEIEDQKKAEEVKEEKEDYTLIRIQESKQGWTNVELRKQLAIGINEVTRALEKDELCLVLVCKSVKPTLMTHHLIQLSVSRAVPACQVPRLSETVAPVLGLKSILALGFKKNSETFIETVKAITPKVPLLNVSWIQQSKLIKNAEGLETKEQDDTSEMPKTELADAVFPQSQKRKFYEVASSDFPLELGSTKSKKVGVTLLPLKIKKVVPNPNKIRKPKKNKKKN